The stretch of DNA AAATGCCGAACAAAGTGATGCATACAATGTTGGGATTTAGGATTTTCCGCCTTCGGCGGAAGACCCCCATAAATGGCGACCTAAAGGTCGCCGCTACACTACATATAGATCGGCGGAAGGAGTTAGGAAATTAGGATTTAGTTGCATTGGATTTAGCTTTGCGGGAACAATGTTCGGATTTTGGATTTCGGACATTCGGATTTAGTCCCGATTTAGGACGTTCGGATTTAGTTTAATTGGATTGAGCTTGGCGAGAACAATGTTCGGATTTAGGATTTAGGAAATTCGGATTTAGAATGAACAATTACCATAACCTAATAGATTCAATTGGGACGCTTTTGCGTCAGGCGCGCCAAAAAGCGTTCCAACAGGTCAATAACTTAATCGTGAAAACTTATTGGGAAATTGGCAGGCATATAGTTATTTATGAACAGGGTCGCAGGGAGAAGGCCGAATATGGCTCAAAATTGCTGGACAAGATCGCTTGCGACCTAAAGGGAAGATATGGGAAAGGTTTTAGCCGAAGCAACGTCATATATATGAGGTTGTTGTATCTTAAATACCCAAAAAGTCAGACACTGTCTGACCAATTGAGCTGGAGTCATTATATTGAACTGTTGGGAGTTTCCGATGATCTGGCTCGCTCTTTTTATGGCAAAGAATGCCTGGCGAACCACTGGAGCGTAAGGGAGCTGGAAAGACAGGTCAATTCCATGCTTTTTGAGCGGCTTGCCCTAAGCAAAGACAAAAAAGGGGTGCTGGCGCTGGCCGCGAAAGGCCACAAAATAGAGAAAGCCGAGGATGTGGTCAAAAATCCATATGTCCTGGAATTTCTGGGTCTACCGGAAGATTATCGTTACTCTGAAAAAGAGCTTGAACAAAAAGTCATCGATAATATGCAAAACTTCCTGCTGGAATTGGGCAAAGGATTCACCTTTGTCGCGCGGCAGTATCGCCTGACACTGGATAACAAACATTTTTACGTTGATCTCGTTTTTTATCATAGACTGCTTAAATGTTTTGTTCTGATCGATCTTAAACTTGGGACGATAACCCATCAGGATATCGGCCAAATGAACATGTATTTAAATTATTTCAAGAAAGAAGAGATGGCCGAAGACGATAATGAGCCGATCGGCATCGTTTTAGGCGCCGGGAAGAAACATATTTCGGTTGAATATGCTTTAGGCGGGCTTTCCAACAAACTTTTTGCTTCAAAATACCAGCTCTCGCTGCCCGATAAACACCTGCTGCAAAAAGCAGTCGAAAATATTGTTCGGATTTCGGACATTCGGATTTAGTCTAATTGGATTGAGCTTGGCCAGAACAATGTTCGGATTTAGGATTTAGGACTTTCGGATTTAGTCTTGGACGTTCGGATTTAATAACATGGCTAACAAATATTTGATCATATTATTAATACCGCTGGTCTGCCTGGTCCTGGCCACGCCCGTTTGGGCGCCGGCGGCCTCGAGCACTTATAGGATCACCCTCGATACCATGGACAACGGGGCAGTTATCGCGAGCTCGGGCAATTACGCGCTAACGGGCCGGCTGAACAATCAGGAGCTGGGAAAGGTCGTTAGCGCCAATCTGGTCATCCGGCTGGGCTTTTACCCCGGCGCCTTTGAGGTCATCCTCGCCCCCATTGTTGTGGCCATCGATCCGGGCGAGGGACTCAACATCGCTCCCATCCAAGTCAAGATCAGCGGCGCCAATTTCGCCAATTCCGCCGTCGTCAAACTGAAGAAAACGGGGCTAACCGATATCGTCGGCCTCAACACCGCGCTGACTTCAAACGAAATTAACTGTGAATTCAACCTGGCCGGCGTCCCCGAAGGCGTCCGGGACGTCGTGGTCAAAAATCCCAACGGCAATGAAGGTAGTTTGCCCTCGGGCTTTAAAGTCAAAGCTTATCCCCTGCCGAGCGGCACGGTGATAAATTCGCCGAACCCCTTCAACCCGGCCAAGGAGCCGACTACCATTATGTATAATCTGCCGCAGGATACCAATATCGACGTTTATCTCTTTTCGCTGACCGGCGACCTGATCATGAAAAAGACCTTTAACGCCGGAGCCAGCGGCGGCAAAGCGGGCGCCAACTCGTTTCTCTGGGCCGGGATCTCCGATCTGGGCGAAGGAGTCGGCAACGGCCTCTACCTCCTCCACGTGGTCGACCGGTCAAACGGCAAGACCTTGTTCAAAGGCAAGATCGCGATACTGCGCAGATGAGGGCGGTCAAACGGCCTATCGGCGTGAGCCTAAACCGCGCGATCTTGGTCATCATATTTTTTGTTCTTGTTTTGTTCTCCGCCGCGAGAGGCGTCAGCTTCACCGACGACCCGGTCAAGATCGGCGTGGGGGGGCGGCCGATGGGCATGGGGAAAGCTTTTGTGGCCGTGGCCGACGACGGCAGCGGCATCCTCATGAACCCGGCGGGCGTCTCGAATATCAAGTCTTGGATCGCCTTCAGCATGTATTCTAACCTCTTTAATGAGGTCCAATACCTGACCTTGACCTATTCCACCCCTTTCAGTTTTCAAGGTAAGAAATACGGCTGCGGCGTCGCGGTCGTGCGCTCGGGGATCAGCAATATCCCTTCACCGACGCAATACGGCCTGGTTTATTTTGACTATCACAACGACGTGTACCTCTTAGCGCTGTCGGGCAATATCAACGAGGCCTTGTCCGTTGGCCTCAATTACAAGATCTTCGACCAGGGCTTTAGCGGCGGCGTGGCCAGCCTCGGGACCGGGCACGACCTCGACCTGGGGGTCAAATACACCTTATCCGATCGGCTGACCCTGGGGCTAAACTTGCAGAATATTTTACCCTTCGCCATGGGCGGCCGGATAAACTGGGATTACGGCTACGCCGAAGGGATCCCCGCCGTCGCCAAGATCGGCGGCTCGCTGACCGATTTTGAAGGCCGTCTGCTGATGGCGCTCGACTACGACCTGTGGCTGACGCGCCAAGCTCCTTCCGCCTACCACGCCGGCCTGGAGTGGCAGTTAAATCCGCTGCTGACCGTCCGGGGCGGCCTTGATCAAAGTTTTTCTTCCACCCCCACCAGCAACGGCGTCAATCCCACGCTTGGTCTGGGCCTTAATCTCGCCGGTTTCCAGTTCGATTACGCCTACCATCCTTATTACGCCG from Candidatus Margulisiibacteriota bacterium encodes:
- a CDS encoding PDDEXK nuclease domain-containing protein, coding for MNNYHNLIDSIGTLLRQARQKAFQQVNNLIVKTYWEIGRHIVIYEQGRREKAEYGSKLLDKIACDLKGRYGKGFSRSNVIYMRLLYLKYPKSQTLSDQLSWSHYIELLGVSDDLARSFYGKECLANHWSVRELERQVNSMLFERLALSKDKKGVLALAAKGHKIEKAEDVVKNPYVLEFLGLPEDYRYSEKELEQKVIDNMQNFLLELGKGFTFVARQYRLTLDNKHFYVDLVFYHRLLKCFVLIDLKLGTITHQDIGQMNMYLNYFKKEEMAEDDNEPIGIVLGAGKKHISVEYALGGLSNKLFASKYQLSLPDKHLLQKAVENIVRISDIRI
- a CDS encoding S-layer homology domain-containing protein; translation: MRAVKRPIGVSLNRAILVIIFFVLVLFSAARGVSFTDDPVKIGVGGRPMGMGKAFVAVADDGSGILMNPAGVSNIKSWIAFSMYSNLFNEVQYLTLTYSTPFSFQGKKYGCGVAVVRSGISNIPSPTQYGLVYFDYHNDVYLLALSGNINEALSVGLNYKIFDQGFSGGVASLGTGHDLDLGVKYTLSDRLTLGLNLQNILPFAMGGRINWDYGYAEGIPAVAKIGGSLTDFEGRLLMALDYDLWLTRQAPSAYHAGLEWQLNPLLTVRGGLDQSFSSTPTSNGVNPTLGLGLNLAGFQFDYAYHPYYAESSNVTHFFSLSYTPSLLPTGEAVVRKETPGLNIAEPDDKSVVYKDRITIGGFVLNNEIKTVAINDKMVPISQGRLFETAEALSLGRNTFSAAGLDAAGQTIEARSVRILRLANFSDVSRTYWAKDSIEQVATLGFLQTPAGQPFSPEKTIKRADVLKMLVMASGISLPREIKSLPFKDTPRTSWLTPYLKAAYDAGLITAGPDRKFNAGRPITRLECIVMMVRFSKFALPRAQERPFADLSGRHWAIKEIAAAKQAGLLEFATVNLYPGQRLTRAEFAYMLSKTPLAAPKIKELLQWD